Within the Leptospira stimsonii genome, the region CAAGGTCAGCTCAATCGGAATCCAGAGCCGCTCAGGAGAGAAACAACCAGCAACAAGGCGCGGATGCGATCGCGGGGGCAGGGGTTGAAACACAGAGACGGGAAGAGAATATTCTCGATCATGTTCTAAGTTCTGCCGGTGAAGCGTTAGGGAATGCTTGGGATGGCGCTAAGAATGCTCTTGGCTTTGGTCCTGACAAGGTTGTGATGATGCCGGCAATGGGTGGAATTTCCGGAAATAATGAGAAAATTACTTTAGGTCAAATGGACATAAAAGTTAATAAAGGTCAGGAAGGGGAAAGTTTCTTTAGAACACCACCTAAGGGTTTACAGGGATCTGAAACTGATAAAGTATATACCAATATGCATGATCCAAATCAAAAAATTGATAAGATTGACTGGGATTATAGCAAAGATAATAAAATGCATAATTCGAAACAAAAAGGTCAAGCTGACTTATATGCAAAAGAAGGGACTCCGTTAAGTGTTATGCATTCCCGAGATGGAAATTTCGAATTATTAAAAATTGAAAATCGCGGTGAAATTGGGGGCAATTCTGCTTTAGTACAATTTAAGGATGCGAGCGGCCAATTGCGTCAAATACGCTTTAATCATATTCAGGATACTTTTCCGTCCTACGTGAAGGAACATTTTAAAGCGAGAGATGCTGGTCCTCTTTTGATGCAGAATGGAACTGTATTTGGAAGAGTTGGAGTTACAGGAAATGCTTGGGTAGGGAACGTTATCAAAGGAAAAGGAATTTCCGGTCCGGACTCGCATACTCATACAGTTTTTTATGATACACCTGGAGTTCAGAATACTAGTACAGATGTCCCTGAATGGTTAAAGCCTGCAATTGGATTTCAAGGGAATATTAAGAACGGAGGGAATTAATCTAAATGAAAGTAAAGATGAATTATAAATATGCAATATACATACTGATTGTAATAAATGTTTTCTGTTTAAAAGAAAACGAACTTAAAAATACACTGCGAATCGATAACAAATGTGCAGAGAATCGAACCGAAATGGAAAAATACCTGAAGTCCAAATGGGGATCAGATTATCAGATGCGAGAATTTAGTAGAATAACAGCGATTACGGATGACCAAGGGACTATTGATGATAAAATTTTAGAATACCTTTGTTGTTTTCCCAACTTAGTTTCTTTAACAGCAAGTAGATCTAAAGACATTACGGATTTTGGTGTTAAAAAATTTGTTGAATGTCGTTTGAAAAATGGAAACCAAAGAATGCATGAAATAAACTTTCAGGCTACAAGAATAACTAATGAGTCTATTAAGAGTCTTTCTCAACTAAGTGGAATAGGAACATTCTATTTGGATGAAAATCGTATTAATAACGATTCGATACCCTATTTCGCAAAGTTTAAATCAATTGGCCAACTTAGTATAGTCGCAACGGATATTACAGAGGAAGGTGCAGAAAAATTAAGAAAAATGAAGCACATTGTTACCGTCGATTCAGAATATCACTGACCCTCGCAAAAACTAACCTTGCGGATATTTTTCTAATATAAGGAACCTCTGATTTGATTTTTACTCAGTTTTAAACTCAAATCAGAGGATTTGAAATATGAATTCACATTAAAGAAAACGAATATACCTATTTTACTTTTTCGTCCTTAGGCGGTTTTAGAATCGGAGAAAAATGGAAGAAACCACAATCAAGAAAGGCTTCGCATTAGGCGAAGCAGTTCGAAACAAAACGACAGGCCAAAAGATGTATGTCGAGGTAGCTTGGACGCCGGAAGTGAGCTGTGTTTACTTTGATCCGGAGAAGGAAAGCCTTGTGAAAGTTCGGATGCTTCCGGAGGATCTGGAGCGGATGAAGGGAGTTCTTCCGTACCTTCCCAAGTAAAAATTCACGAGACGCACTTTAACGATGCAAGATCGCTCTCCAGACTCCACTTTTTCCCCGCTCCACACGAGCTTTACACTCGGGGATCTTGTCGAGGACAAGACGACAGGCCGCCGAATGTATGTGGATGCGACTTGGGACGGACTTGTTCCTTGTGTTTACTTTGACTCGGAGAGGAGAAGGCTTGTAAAAGAGGAAGTGTTCTTTGGTGATTTGAAGAAGTTGCAAGAGACGGTAAGACGGATTCACGTTTCGAAATACATGAGGGTTATTGAATACGACCTTGCTTTTTCGAGTGAGACATTGCCGAAATGAATCTCTGAAAAACCTTTCACAAAGATTTTCAACGATATGTGTACTAACCATTGCCGACTTCGAGGTCGGCTTTTTTGTTTTTCCCCAGCGTGAGCGATCGTAGCGGAAATCCTGCGTAGCGCCGTTCCGATTAAAATGTAACAGCCTAATCAAACGCACCTTTTGCTAATCGTATAAATCTGTTAAGCTATTTTGATGAAAAAATCGAATATAGATTGAGACAAAGAGTTAGATGACTTTTCGAAAAGTGGACATTCTAAACCTCAGTATTGTAAAGAAAAACGGCTCAAATACACAACGTTTCGGTATCATTGGAAGAGACGTTTTGAAAATTCAGAGAAGAACGACTTCGTTGAAATACCCGTTTCCTCTGCAAACGCTCAGTCATTGTTAGAATCAGAATTTTTGACCTTAAAACCTATTTCATCCGGCTCCTCTTCTACGGCTTCCTCCGATGATCGCACAAAACAAGATGTAAATACTAGAGTAGAGGGAATTTATTCAATGGCAATTCCGATCCTCTATCTTGGAAAAGAAGGATCGGATTCTTTTCGTTTAGGCGTGGGCGTGGGACCAGCGAACGTGAAAATGACCGGCTCGGTCGACTTTCAAGATCCTGCGCTGAGTTTAGGTTATCTATTTTTAGATACGACGAATCGTACGACCTTCTTAAACAATCTTTCCACCTTACAATTCTTAACCGGAAATATTAATCCTGCTAGCGGAGACCCGCTGGTAAGTTATCTCCTCGGTAACCTTTCCGCCGGGAAGAATTTAGAGGTGCTCGGCTATTACTATGCATCCAAAGGATTGCTTCGTCCTGATCCGATTGCATTTTACGCCTATTTCGCTCATCCGGGAACTTATACTCCACTAGAGGCTATTACCTTGGGAAGTCTCGCCAGATCTCAAGTGAGTTTCAGTAAACAGCAAGTTTTTTCCTTTATGTTTTACTTTGAAACTCCGAAAATCGGTTATTTTAAATTTCGACTCGCATTCGGAGGTCCCTTGTTCAAGGACAACGGATACACGTACGAATTTAGAACTTTTCATTTTGCACTCTTTACTCCGATAGAGTTTTAAAATCCAAAAATTCATTTTCAAAAAAAGTGAATCCGATCCAAGTTTGGAATGATCTAATGTTCATCGCTTTTAAATTCGAAAGAATGGAAATAAATCGTAAAGAATCAATTTTAGGACAATGAATATGAAAAAGAAAATCATTTGGTTATTTGTTTTGCTCTCCTTCATTTCAATCGGAGCGGAAGAATCTTCCGAGTTTCAAAAAGATTTGAATTTATTGATGAACTCGCTGGAATCCTGCGCATGTAAATTTGTTCGCAACGGAGCGGAACACGACCCGAAAGAAGCAAGAGAACACATGGAACGCAAATTAAAGGCGACGGACGGCAAAATTCAAACGATCGCACAGTTTATCGAATATATCGGTACTAAATCCAGCGTTTCCGGAAAACCTTATTTAGTAAAATTCTCAGACGGTAAAACGTTGGAATCTTCGGTCTGGTTGAATGCGAAATGGGAAGAAATTTCCAAGAAAAAAAATACTCCCTCTAATACCCAAATCAAAAAGAAGAAATAGCGGATTCGATATTCCTTTGCGAGTCCGAAAGGGCTCGGTTCCTTACCTACTTCTTTTTTATTTCTAAGAATCCGTTCTGTAACGGAAATTTAATCATTCCTTAATGGAATCCCGACCTAATCCCAGTACCATACTGGATATGAGATCCAATTCAAAATCGGTCGAAGTTTGCCATTCTCTGATCGCTCCCAAAAGAAACTTTCGAATCGCGATCGTAACGGAAACGTATTACCCAGAAATCAATGGAGTGGCAAAGACACTCCATAAAATGGTAAACGACCTCGTTGAAAGAGGAAACGAAATTCTTCTTTTTCGTCCGAGACAAGGTCTCCGCGATAATGAGAATTCGAGAGAAGGATATCGTGAAGTTTTAATGGCGGGTTGTAGAATTCCGATGTATTCCGATATGCGTTTTGGATTTCCTGCGAAAAGGATATTAAAGCGACATTTTAAAAAAG harbors:
- a CDS encoding YfeK family protein, producing the protein MKKKIIWLFVLLSFISIGAEESSEFQKDLNLLMNSLESCACKFVRNGAEHDPKEAREHMERKLKATDGKIQTIAQFIEYIGTKSSVSGKPYLVKFSDGKTLESSVWLNAKWEEISKKKNTPSNTQIKKKK